The proteins below come from a single Natrinema sp. SYSU A 869 genomic window:
- the arcS gene encoding archaeosine synthase subunit alpha, with the protein MTDYFEVHERDGAARVGELRLSSPRSTPALVDDVLEDAGSLWSGDRELPAGDDSQLTVLPHRAFPGGTAEEVQESFAVDAPDVDYPSVAVVSSESVESQGTDAYALSNVQSVMGHGAALVEAVVNVREAIPADTALLFSGVATPRNVALLAYAGVDLFDETAAVVKGTEGRYLTTDEAYFLEDLEELPCSCPACQTPREEFTREDCAEHNVNALESELAIVRRRIRDGRLRDYVEGQARHDQWLTAAMRELDSQWGYIEERTPILRDARIDAATADTLRRVEIQRFADRVTTRYRNRFQNPLVLVPCSAAKPYSESQSHRQFHDAIQWRAHLVSMTSPIGVVPQELETTYPAQHYDTVVTGRWSEDEKQFVSTVLERYLERNEYPSIIAHVPDEGYRDIVERVEERLDLDITYTVAEHPTDDESLANLSSALSGELKYAKREREHNTVRAIADYLLGDGAGDDLFEDIQTTSRYPKIQVRDSEDTQLATMVPQYGTLSFTLAGARRWLESDAPTKRVEIDGFVPHGSVLAPGVVDADEDIRVGDEVVVEGPKAFAVGRAEMFGREMAESTRGIACEIRHVEET; encoded by the coding sequence ATGACCGACTATTTCGAAGTGCACGAGCGCGACGGGGCCGCGCGCGTGGGCGAACTTCGCCTCTCCTCGCCGCGGTCGACGCCCGCACTCGTTGACGATGTCCTCGAGGACGCAGGCTCGCTCTGGAGCGGGGACCGCGAACTCCCCGCAGGCGACGACTCACAGCTGACCGTGCTTCCACACCGGGCGTTCCCCGGTGGCACCGCCGAGGAAGTTCAAGAATCGTTCGCCGTCGACGCCCCCGATGTCGACTACCCCAGCGTCGCAGTCGTCTCGAGCGAGAGCGTCGAATCGCAGGGAACGGACGCCTACGCCCTCTCGAACGTCCAGTCCGTGATGGGCCACGGTGCAGCACTCGTCGAGGCCGTCGTGAACGTCCGCGAGGCCATTCCCGCAGACACCGCCCTGCTGTTCTCCGGGGTTGCAACGCCGCGGAACGTCGCCCTGCTGGCCTACGCCGGCGTCGACCTGTTCGACGAAACGGCTGCTGTTGTGAAGGGCACTGAAGGCCGCTATCTCACGACCGACGAGGCGTATTTCCTCGAGGACCTCGAGGAACTTCCCTGCTCGTGCCCGGCCTGCCAAACGCCCCGCGAGGAGTTCACTCGCGAGGACTGCGCCGAACACAACGTCAACGCCCTCGAGTCTGAACTGGCGATCGTCCGCCGGCGGATCCGGGACGGCCGCCTCCGCGATTACGTCGAAGGGCAGGCTCGTCACGACCAGTGGTTAACCGCCGCGATGCGCGAACTCGACTCACAGTGGGGCTATATCGAGGAGCGGACGCCGATTCTGCGGGACGCCCGGATCGACGCCGCGACCGCGGACACCCTCCGTCGGGTGGAGATTCAGCGCTTCGCCGATCGGGTGACGACGCGGTACCGAAACCGGTTTCAGAACCCGCTCGTGCTCGTCCCCTGTTCGGCCGCCAAGCCCTACAGTGAGTCCCAGAGTCACCGCCAGTTCCACGACGCCATCCAGTGGCGCGCCCACCTCGTCTCTATGACGAGTCCCATCGGCGTCGTCCCCCAGGAACTCGAGACGACCTATCCCGCCCAGCACTACGATACCGTCGTGACGGGTCGCTGGTCGGAAGACGAGAAACAGTTCGTGAGCACGGTCTTAGAGCGCTACCTTGAGCGCAACGAGTATCCGTCGATCATCGCCCACGTCCCCGATGAAGGCTACCGCGACATCGTCGAGCGCGTCGAGGAGCGACTCGACCTCGATATTACCTACACGGTCGCTGAGCACCCGACCGACGACGAGTCACTCGCAAACCTCTCAAGTGCCCTGTCTGGCGAACTGAAGTACGCCAAGCGCGAGCGCGAGCATAACACCGTCCGCGCAATCGCGGACTACCTGCTCGGCGACGGGGCCGGTGACGACCTCTTCGAGGATATCCAGACGACCAGCCGCTACCCGAAGATCCAGGTCCGTGATTCCGAGGACACCCAGCTCGCGACGATGGTGCCGCAGTACGGCACGCTGTCGTTCACGCTCGCGGGCGCGCGCCGTTGGCTCGAGAGCGACGCACCGACGAAGCGCGTCGAGATCGATGGGTTCGTCCCCCACGGCAGCGTGCTCGCGCCGGGAGTCGTCGACGCCGACGAGGACATCCGCGTCGGCGACGAGGTGGTCGTCGAGGGGCCGAAGGCCTTCGCCGTCGGCCGCGCCGAGATGTTCGGCCGCGAAATGGCCGAGAGCACGCGCGGAATCGCCTGCGAGATCCGCCACGTCGAAGAGACGTAA
- a CDS encoding DUF308 domain-containing protein: protein MNGISADTAHAEGYSLENEWRTLAIAGGIVGLIGLLAMAAPVVTGLSVSLMLGIFLVAGGLVHGIHAFAARGWRGSVWQTTLAIVSVLAGLAALAAPTVALVTLTLALVAYLAVHGLAELAMAMRMPGSAGRTSIAVSGVIAIVLAGLLWVGFPATAAWAIGLLVGANLLVTGLSMVTVAVAARPIDDATSPATKPRGV from the coding sequence ATGAACGGTATTTCAGCAGACACTGCACACGCCGAGGGCTACTCCCTTGAGAACGAATGGCGAACACTCGCAATCGCGGGCGGGATCGTCGGGCTGATCGGGCTACTCGCGATGGCTGCGCCGGTGGTCACCGGACTGTCGGTATCACTCATGCTCGGGATCTTCCTCGTCGCGGGCGGACTCGTCCACGGCATCCACGCGTTCGCCGCGCGCGGCTGGCGCGGCTCGGTCTGGCAGACGACGCTCGCGATCGTCTCGGTGCTCGCCGGGCTGGCCGCGCTCGCGGCACCCACCGTCGCGCTCGTCACCCTGACACTGGCACTTGTGGCGTATCTGGCTGTCCACGGTCTCGCCGAACTCGCAATGGCGATGCGGATGCCCGGGTCCGCCGGTCGAACCTCGATTGCCGTCAGCGGCGTCATCGCGATCGTTCTCGCCGGACTCCTCTGGGTCGGCTTCCCGGCGACCGCGGCCTGGGCGATCGGCCTTCTGGTCGGCGCGAACCTCCTCGTGACCGGCCTCTCGATGGTGACCGTCGCCGTAGCCGCCCGCCCGATCGATGACGCGACCTCGCCCGCGACCAAACCTCGCGGTGTGTAA
- a CDS encoding metal-dependent transcriptional regulator — MTDASQYLLVCYLAARDGGEPVSPGYVADELERSPAVATETLQRLETQGYLTYEPYEGATLTAQGRETAADLYETYVVLSAFFNDVLGLAEPEREAMALAGNVSSLVTERVAETLLEATDVESVDVCV; from the coding sequence ATGACGGACGCGTCCCAGTACCTGCTCGTCTGCTATCTCGCCGCCCGTGACGGTGGCGAGCCGGTTTCCCCGGGGTACGTCGCGGACGAACTCGAGCGATCGCCGGCGGTCGCGACGGAAACCCTCCAGCGACTCGAGACGCAGGGCTATCTCACCTACGAACCGTACGAGGGGGCGACACTCACCGCTCAGGGGCGGGAGACGGCCGCCGACCTGTATGAGACCTACGTCGTCCTGTCGGCGTTTTTCAATGATGTGCTCGGCCTCGCGGAACCCGAGCGGGAGGCGATGGCGCTTGCAGGGAACGTCAGCTCGCTCGTCACTGAACGGGTCGCTGAAACGCTTCTCGAGGCCACCGACGTGGAATCCGTTGACGTCTGTGTCTGA
- the dpsA gene encoding DNA starvation/stationary phase protection protein DpsA produces MNTQKTVQQEAGTVEENALRLEPEKAEQIVEALNRDLADAYVLYHQLHKHHWNVEGAEFLDVHVFLQEVYEDVEAAADEVAERLQALGGVPHASMTTLAENATVEPEDEDVYDIRTSLANDLEMMGDIIESYRDHIELTAGLGDHATAQMLREQLETIEEHAHHIEHYLEDDTLVLESATN; encoded by the coding sequence ATGAACACGCAGAAGACCGTCCAACAGGAAGCCGGCACCGTCGAGGAGAACGCGCTCAGACTCGAGCCCGAGAAGGCCGAGCAGATCGTCGAGGCGCTAAACCGTGACCTCGCGGACGCATACGTCCTCTACCACCAGCTCCACAAACACCACTGGAACGTCGAAGGCGCGGAGTTCCTCGACGTGCACGTCTTCCTTCAGGAGGTCTACGAGGACGTCGAGGCAGCCGCCGACGAGGTCGCCGAACGGCTCCAGGCACTGGGCGGCGTTCCGCACGCGAGCATGACGACGCTGGCCGAGAACGCCACCGTCGAGCCCGAGGACGAGGACGTCTACGATATCCGGACATCGCTCGCGAACGACCTCGAGATGATGGGCGACATTATCGAGAGCTACCGTGACCACATCGAGCTCACGGCGGGGCTCGGCGATCACGCGACCGCACAAATGCTCCGCGAGCAACTCGAGACCATCGAGGAACACGCCCATCACATCGAACACTACCTCGAAGACGACACGCTCGTCCTCGAGTCGGCCACAAACTAA
- a CDS encoding bacterio-opsin activator domain-containing protein: MSETNAETETEQNAETADTLRILLIEDNPGDARLIQEMLRDTEELAQRVSPVESTGRTPEISRETRLEEGLETAESEPTDIVLLDLNLPDSEGLTTLERVHEEMGETPIVVLTGVRDQQVGVEAIQRGAQDFLVKDEVTSELLVRTIHHAIERARQEQERRQQREHLEALNRLNRIVHDITHAVITTETQAELEQEVCDRLAESDAYRFAWIGGVNPGSDRVVPKAAAGFEDGYLDEIDISADESNEAGRGPSGTAIRTGQVQVMSDIQTNPEFEPWQEQARARNYRSSAAIPIVHEDLVYGVLNVYSSSPRAFEGPETGVLARIGDVIAHAITAIERRDALVSDAVVELEFRVEAMAEELVELSATESCTIEVEQLVGGDEALLAYGSAQGVSQEAFAEAIDHTDGIGDVRFLSVRRDELEFELVAPAAVSLFEAIATHGGRVASATISDGEFRFVVELPRGRDTRQMIELIRSQRDDITYLAQRTTERSERSDTGSSSVLEEELTEKQRAALETAYFAGYFDWPRGSTGEEIAERLGIAPATFNQHLRTAERKFFTSVFGE, encoded by the coding sequence ATGAGCGAGACGAACGCCGAGACCGAGACTGAGCAGAACGCTGAAACCGCCGACACGCTTCGCATCCTCCTCATCGAGGATAACCCCGGCGACGCCCGGCTGATTCAGGAGATGCTCCGGGACACCGAAGAGCTCGCCCAGCGGGTCAGTCCCGTCGAATCGACCGGGCGAACACCGGAGATTTCGCGGGAAACTCGCCTCGAAGAGGGCCTTGAGACGGCCGAGTCCGAGCCCACCGACATCGTCTTGCTCGACCTAAACCTCCCCGACAGCGAGGGGCTGACGACCCTCGAACGGGTCCACGAGGAGATGGGCGAGACGCCGATCGTCGTCCTGACGGGCGTCCGCGACCAGCAGGTCGGCGTCGAGGCAATTCAACGCGGTGCACAGGACTTCCTCGTGAAAGACGAGGTGACGAGCGAGTTGCTGGTGCGGACGATTCACCACGCAATCGAGCGCGCTCGCCAGGAGCAAGAACGCCGCCAGCAGCGCGAACACCTCGAGGCGCTCAACCGACTCAACCGGATCGTCCACGACATCACCCACGCGGTGATCACGACCGAAACGCAGGCGGAACTCGAACAGGAGGTCTGCGATCGACTCGCCGAGTCGGACGCCTACCGGTTCGCGTGGATCGGCGGGGTCAATCCGGGCAGCGACCGCGTCGTCCCGAAGGCAGCGGCCGGCTTCGAGGACGGCTATCTCGACGAGATCGATATCTCCGCCGATGAGAGCAACGAAGCCGGGCGGGGACCTTCGGGAACGGCGATCCGGACCGGGCAGGTCCAGGTCATGAGCGATATCCAGACGAACCCCGAGTTCGAGCCGTGGCAGGAGCAGGCACGCGCTCGCAACTACCGGTCGTCGGCGGCGATCCCGATCGTCCACGAGGACCTCGTCTACGGCGTATTGAACGTGTACTCGTCGTCGCCACGGGCGTTCGAGGGGCCGGAGACCGGCGTCCTCGCCCGGATCGGCGACGTCATCGCCCACGCGATCACGGCGATCGAACGCAGGGACGCACTGGTCAGCGACGCCGTCGTCGAACTCGAGTTCCGCGTCGAGGCGATGGCCGAGGAACTGGTCGAACTCTCTGCGACCGAATCGTGTACGATCGAGGTCGAACAACTGGTCGGTGGTGACGAGGCGCTGCTGGCCTACGGCTCGGCACAGGGCGTCTCGCAGGAAGCATTTGCCGAGGCCATCGACCACACCGACGGGATCGGCGACGTCCGATTCCTCTCGGTCAGACGCGACGAACTCGAGTTCGAACTCGTCGCGCCCGCGGCGGTCTCCCTGTTCGAGGCGATCGCCACCCACGGCGGCCGCGTCGCGTCGGCGACGATCTCTGACGGTGAGTTCCGGTTCGTCGTCGAACTCCCGCGTGGCCGGGACACTCGCCAGATGATCGAACTCATCAGGTCCCAGCGCGACGATATCACCTACCTCGCCCAGCGAACCACCGAACGCAGCGAGCGTAGCGACACCGGCTCGTCGTCGGTCCTTGAGGAGGAACTGACCGAGAAACAGCGAGCGGCACTCGAGACGGCTTACTTCGCGGGCTACTTCGACTGGCCGCGGGGCAGCACCGGCGAGGAGATCGCTGAGCGCCTCGGGATCGCGCCGGCGACGTTCAACCAGCACCTCCGGACGGCCGAACGAAAGTTCTTCACCTCCGTCTTCGGCGAGTGA
- a CDS encoding response regulator → MSDSDSFRAEPAQILLVEDNPGDVRLTKEAFKQGRIENDLHVVSNGAEALDFLSQREPYADVPRPDLVLLDLNLPGKDGEEVLEELKEDPALRSIPIIVLTSSRAEEDIVKSYELHANAYLTKPVDPDEFIETVRAFEKFWFSVVRLPPEVDK, encoded by the coding sequence ATGAGTGACTCAGACAGCTTTCGGGCCGAACCGGCACAGATCTTGCTCGTCGAGGACAACCCTGGCGACGTCCGCCTGACCAAGGAGGCGTTCAAACAGGGCCGGATCGAGAACGACTTGCACGTCGTCTCCAACGGTGCCGAGGCACTGGACTTCCTGTCCCAGCGCGAACCGTACGCCGACGTACCGCGGCCGGACCTCGTCCTCTTGGATCTCAATCTGCCCGGCAAGGACGGCGAAGAGGTCCTCGAGGAACTCAAGGAGGATCCGGCGCTGCGATCGATTCCAATCATCGTGTTGACGAGTTCGCGGGCAGAGGAAGACATCGTCAAATCCTACGAACTCCACGCCAACGCCTACCTTACGAAGCCGGTCGATCCCGACGAGTTCATCGAGACGGTCCGTGCCTTTGAGAAGTTCTGGTTCTCGGTCGTGCGGCTCCCGCCGGAGGTCGATAAGTGA
- a CDS encoding VOC family protein, whose amino-acid sequence MSRAPALPDDTRPGRTALSVADRAAMIEFYCDVVGLRVQNRGETRATLGVSETPLLVLREDLDAEPRGEQETGLYHNAFRVPSREALGCALERVRDRWTLDGASDHGVSEALYCTDPEGNGVEIYCDRPRDVWPRTKDGSVQAAGGPLDLAALTAAADDATVSNGPQLVPDGTTLGHVHLEVSSLEAARSFYVETLGFDVSMSFAPGACFFAAGGYHHHIGVNTWNQRSTPADGLGLEWFELLVPDADAIDTIRERLVGDDVSVTTADDGIEFTDPDGITIRLRAAE is encoded by the coding sequence ATGAGTCGAGCCCCGGCGCTTCCGGACGACACTCGTCCCGGTCGGACTGCACTCTCCGTCGCCGACCGGGCGGCGATGATCGAGTTCTATTGCGACGTCGTCGGACTCCGCGTCCAGAACCGAGGCGAGACGAGGGCGACGCTCGGCGTCAGTGAGACGCCGCTACTCGTGTTGCGCGAGGACCTGGACGCCGAGCCGCGCGGCGAGCAAGAGACGGGGCTCTATCACAACGCGTTCAGGGTCCCCTCGCGCGAGGCGCTGGGGTGTGCATTAGAGCGGGTTCGCGACCGCTGGACCCTCGATGGAGCCTCCGATCACGGCGTCAGCGAGGCGCTGTACTGTACCGACCCCGAGGGCAACGGCGTCGAGATTTACTGTGACCGACCGCGGGATGTGTGGCCGCGGACTAAGGACGGTTCAGTTCAGGCTGCCGGCGGTCCGCTCGATCTCGCCGCCCTCACGGCTGCGGCCGACGACGCGACGGTTTCGAACGGCCCGCAACTGGTCCCCGACGGAACGACTCTCGGTCACGTCCATCTCGAGGTGTCCTCGCTCGAGGCGGCGCGCTCGTTCTACGTGGAGACGCTGGGTTTCGACGTCTCGATGTCGTTCGCGCCGGGTGCGTGCTTTTTCGCGGCGGGCGGCTATCACCATCATATCGGGGTAAACACGTGGAACCAGCGGTCGACACCGGCCGACGGACTGGGACTAGAGTGGTTCGAACTCCTCGTTCCAGACGCGGACGCGATCGATACGATTCGGGAGCGGCTGGTCGGCGACGACGTATCGGTCACTACAGCCGACGACGGTATCGAGTTCACGGACCCAGACGGGATCACGATTCGACTGCGGGCGGCCGAGTAA
- a CDS encoding Cdc6/Cdc18 family protein, translated as MIVDGRVLREDFVPTEVVHRHDEVTHLSETLEPLLYDGRPDPAFLFGPTGVGKTCIARYTLAQLCEQEPTVRVAYVNCWQEYTRFRVLYSVLEAIDRAVNVHRSTPKDELFERLSRADEGPIVAILDEVDQLEETAALYDLHRLPHVSPVLIANREVELFAGFDDRVRSRLHAGTRVRFDRYGTDELTAILAERAAKALEPAVVADSQLRTIADAASGDARVGIGILRSAARRAERRGVESITDKTVEAAIPDARTAIRRKTVEGLIEHQRVLYDVIDEAGEIEPGELYDEYERRVEEPKTNRTLRNYLTKMVHYDLIEAVGERRGRTYRLVDGPDEDSDSK; from the coding sequence GTGATCGTCGATGGCCGCGTCCTGCGTGAGGACTTCGTGCCCACCGAGGTGGTCCACCGCCACGACGAGGTGACCCATCTCTCGGAGACCCTCGAGCCACTGCTGTACGACGGACGGCCGGATCCGGCCTTCCTCTTCGGGCCGACGGGCGTCGGCAAGACCTGTATCGCCCGTTACACGCTCGCCCAGTTGTGCGAACAGGAACCAACGGTCCGTGTCGCCTACGTCAACTGCTGGCAGGAGTACACGCGGTTTCGCGTGCTCTATAGCGTTCTCGAGGCGATCGATCGGGCGGTTAACGTCCACCGCTCGACGCCGAAAGACGAACTGTTCGAGCGGCTCTCCCGGGCGGACGAGGGGCCGATCGTCGCCATCTTGGATGAGGTCGACCAGTTAGAGGAGACGGCCGCGTTATACGACCTCCATCGGTTGCCCCACGTCTCACCCGTGTTGATCGCCAACCGCGAGGTGGAACTGTTCGCAGGCTTCGACGACCGCGTTAGATCGCGGCTCCACGCTGGCACCCGCGTCCGCTTCGATCGCTACGGCACCGACGAACTCACCGCAATCCTCGCTGAGCGGGCGGCAAAGGCGCTCGAGCCGGCGGTCGTGGCTGACTCGCAGTTGCGAACAATCGCCGACGCCGCGTCGGGGGATGCCCGCGTGGGAATCGGCATCCTCCGGTCGGCGGCCCGCCGCGCGGAGCGACGGGGGGTGGAATCGATCACCGACAAGACGGTCGAGGCGGCGATCCCGGACGCGCGGACGGCGATCCGTCGGAAGACCGTCGAGGGGCTGATCGAACACCAGCGGGTGCTGTACGATGTGATTGACGAGGCGGGCGAGATCGAACCGGGCGAACTCTACGACGAGTACGAGCGTCGCGTCGAGGAGCCGAAGACGAACCGGACGCTACGGAACTACCTGACGAAGATGGTCCACTACGACCTGATCGAGGCCGTCGGCGAGCGCCGGGGACGGACCTATCGGCTTGTCGACGGGCCCGACGAGGACAGCGATTCGAAGTAA